In Candidatus Hydrogenedentota bacterium, the genomic window GGGTCTTCGCGGAGATGATCCGCCACCTTTGCGTGGGGCAGCGCGTGGACCTTTTCGTGCCCAATCGCTGTATCGAAGAGAAGGCCCTTCGCACCCTGACCAAGGTGGGAGCCAATCTGGACAAGGTGCGATTCCACCAGCAGGAGCTTGACCGCGGCTGGATGCGCGATTGCAGTCCCGCTTTCGTGGTGCGCGATGGACAGCGCGAAGCGGTGCACTTCGCTTTCAACGCCTGGGCGAAGTACGACAACTACCAGCTCGACGCCCAGGCGGCGCCCTTCATTGCCGACGCGGCTCCAATGCCCCTCCTGCGCGCCATGCACGGCGAACGCCACGTGGTGCTGGAAGGCGGCGGCATCGACGGCAACGGCGCCGGCACGTTGCTGACCACGGAAGAGTGCTTTCTCGATGCCGAGACCCAGGTGCGCAATCCGGGCTTTACGCGTGAAGACTACGAGGCGGTGTTCCGCCAGTACCTGGGCATCGAAAAGGTCATCTGGCTCGGCAAAGGCATCGCGGGGGACGACACCCACGGCCACGTGGACGACCTCTGCCGCTTTGTGAATCGCGACACCGTGGTGCTCGTGTCCGAGCCC contains:
- a CDS encoding agmatine deiminase family protein; amino-acid sequence: MSSADTANVRMPAEWEAQESVILAWPTNKEDWPGKFRPIPWVFAEMIRHLCVGQRVDLFVPNRCIEEKALRTLTKVGANLDKVRFHQQELDRGWMRDCSPAFVVRDGQREAVHFAFNAWAKYDNYQLDAQAAPFIADAAPMPLLRAMHGERHVVLEGGGIDGNGAGTLLTTEECFLDAETQVRNPGFTREDYEAVFRQYLGIEKVIWLGKGIAGDDTHGHVDDLCRFVNRDTVVLVSEPDSRDENHRALSENRERLQHMTTATGAALNVIELPMPDPLYFDGVRLPASYANFYIGNEAVLVPTFNDASDRTALGILGELFPDRRVVGIHAVDLVWGFGTVHCLSHELPAES